The Methylacidimicrobium sp. B4 genome contains a region encoding:
- a CDS encoding DUF1828 domain-containing protein — MKTTEKLLSEDTCRKALFQFWTEQTEIVETGEGLALALPLLYPDGWQVQLFVEPVSRDQAILTDQGRTLGWLQDQRVNWEGGQTGELLQSRLEAFELKQDGFELQRRIRLPLVGLDVHLFGEALVAIAHLAYRHEAHCPAEGGRVPLQSG; from the coding sequence ATGAAAACGACCGAAAAGTTGCTGAGCGAGGATACGTGCCGCAAGGCGCTGTTTCAATTCTGGACGGAGCAGACGGAGATCGTCGAGACGGGCGAAGGCCTCGCCCTGGCGCTTCCCCTCCTCTATCCGGACGGATGGCAAGTTCAGCTCTTTGTCGAACCGGTCTCTCGAGACCAAGCGATCCTCACCGATCAAGGGCGCACGCTGGGCTGGCTGCAGGATCAACGGGTCAACTGGGAAGGCGGGCAGACGGGCGAGCTGTTGCAGTCGCGTCTGGAGGCCTTCGAGCTGAAGCAGGATGGCTTCGAATTGCAGCGCCGGATTCGGCTGCCCCTGGTCGGGCTTGATGTGCACCTCTTCGGCGAGGCGTTGGTGGCGATCGCTCACCTGGCTTACCGGCATGAGGCCCATTGCCCGGCAGAAGGGGGCCGGGTTCCCCTTCAAAGTGGATAG
- a CDS encoding cytochrome ubiquinol oxidase subunit I, giving the protein MTLIYDRLQFAFTVSFHYLFPQLTMGLALFLALFQTAAIVGKDPLADRALRFWSKIFAINFVFGVVTGIVMEFEFGTNWSGFSRFAGETVGQMLAVEGTFAFFLESSFLGILLFGRERVGKGLQLLSAWMVFLGTWLSGFFIIGADAWMQHPVGYTVGPDGVAHPSSLWALLFNSWALTQYAHNMAASVVTSSFVVAAVGAFYLLSGIHREAASYFLRRGVLLGLLSTVLVIFPTGDRESQQVFAGQPTKAAAMEGLFQTEKGAPLILIGQPNLKSESLDNPIYVPELLSFLTYHRFAADVKGLEAFPRSDWPDNIPLVYYAYHIMVGLGTVFVAIMLAAGVLLATGRLGQSRWLLWTILLSVPFPYIAATAGWITAEAGRQPWLVYSLFRTAHGASPGVNAGNALFTFLGFLGLYLFLGLLFVFLIGKRISEGPPGDPA; this is encoded by the coding sequence ATGACGCTGATCTACGACCGGCTCCAGTTCGCCTTCACGGTCAGCTTCCACTACCTCTTCCCCCAGCTGACCATGGGGCTCGCCCTCTTCCTGGCCCTCTTCCAGACGGCGGCCATCGTAGGGAAGGACCCACTGGCTGACCGGGCGCTCCGGTTCTGGAGCAAGATCTTCGCGATCAACTTCGTCTTTGGGGTCGTGACCGGGATCGTCATGGAGTTCGAGTTCGGCACCAACTGGTCAGGCTTTTCTCGCTTCGCCGGGGAGACGGTCGGGCAGATGTTGGCGGTCGAAGGGACCTTCGCCTTCTTCCTCGAAAGCTCCTTCCTCGGGATCCTCCTGTTCGGGAGAGAGCGGGTCGGAAAGGGCCTCCAGCTCCTCTCTGCCTGGATGGTCTTTCTCGGGACCTGGCTCTCGGGCTTCTTCATCATCGGGGCCGACGCCTGGATGCAGCATCCGGTCGGCTACACGGTGGGGCCCGACGGGGTGGCCCATCCGAGCAGCCTTTGGGCTCTGTTGTTCAATTCCTGGGCCTTGACGCAATATGCCCACAACATGGCCGCTTCGGTGGTCACCTCCTCGTTCGTGGTCGCCGCGGTCGGTGCCTTCTATCTTCTGAGCGGCATCCACCGGGAGGCGGCTTCCTACTTCCTGCGGCGGGGAGTCCTCCTGGGGCTCTTGAGCACCGTCCTGGTCATCTTCCCGACGGGGGACCGGGAGAGCCAGCAGGTCTTCGCCGGGCAGCCGACCAAGGCGGCGGCGATGGAGGGCCTCTTCCAGACCGAGAAGGGGGCCCCGCTGATCCTGATTGGTCAGCCCAACTTGAAGTCCGAGTCGTTGGACAACCCGATCTACGTGCCCGAGCTCCTGAGCTTCCTCACCTACCATCGCTTCGCGGCGGATGTCAAAGGGCTCGAAGCCTTTCCGCGAAGCGACTGGCCCGACAACATCCCCCTGGTCTACTACGCCTACCATATCATGGTCGGGCTCGGGACGGTCTTTGTCGCCATCATGCTCGCCGCAGGGGTCTTGCTCGCGACGGGGCGGCTCGGGCAGAGCCGCTGGCTCTTGTGGACGATCCTGCTCTCCGTCCCATTTCCCTACATTGCGGCCACCGCCGGCTGGATCACCGCCGAGGCGGGACGGCAGCCCTGGCTCGTCTACTCCCTCTTCCGGACCGCTCATGGCGCCTCCCCGGGAGTCAACGCGGGGAATGCCCTTTTTACCTTTCTCGGCTTTCTTGGGCTCTATCTCTTCCTCGGGCTCCTCTTCGTTTTCCTGATCGGGAAGCGGATCTCCGAGGGGCCTCCGGGAGATCCGGCGTAG
- a CDS encoding DUF6607 family protein yields MAPPSSILALFLFGAAAVPAFGAEVPPRHGEPAAAGAREAAFEADRKAILAMAGEWRVSYRFEEILSWKPGYALHPPYKIGGFEKVVILEDKGGHIALQHLLVDAKGAVTKHWRQDWDYQRSSFWEYAGKGGWRSLDLGPKEVEGSWTQTVWNVDDAPRYAGYGRWSHAEGVSEWVSHPLWRPLPRRELTRRSDYDLLRSVMHQLAFGGGWILEEENDKVSRGEGGESVLARELGVISYGTGRGADFPAADRYLRKTGPFWKSVRSAWSRILEQNREVGYKGKRDAKELAESLFAAAETFDPATESEEQAWNEILGLIGEHCFLVPKGGQ; encoded by the coding sequence ATGGCACCGCCTTCCTCCATCCTGGCTCTCTTTCTTTTCGGTGCGGCTGCAGTGCCCGCATTTGGCGCGGAGGTGCCTCCCCGCCATGGGGAGCCTGCGGCCGCCGGTGCCCGCGAGGCTGCCTTCGAAGCGGATCGCAAGGCCATCCTGGCGATGGCCGGAGAGTGGCGGGTCTCCTACCGGTTCGAGGAGATCCTGTCCTGGAAGCCTGGATATGCCCTCCATCCTCCATACAAGATCGGCGGGTTTGAAAAGGTCGTCATCCTCGAGGACAAGGGCGGGCATATCGCCCTCCAGCATCTGCTCGTGGACGCGAAGGGTGCGGTGACCAAGCACTGGAGGCAGGACTGGGACTACCAGAGGAGCTCCTTCTGGGAGTATGCCGGGAAGGGGGGATGGAGGTCCCTCGATTTGGGCCCAAAGGAGGTCGAAGGGAGCTGGACCCAGACGGTCTGGAATGTCGACGATGCGCCCCGGTATGCGGGCTACGGACGATGGAGCCACGCGGAAGGCGTTTCGGAATGGGTCTCCCATCCGTTGTGGCGGCCGCTTCCCCGGCGCGAGCTCACCCGAAGGTCGGATTACGACCTCCTGCGCTCGGTGATGCATCAGCTGGCCTTTGGAGGCGGCTGGATCCTCGAGGAGGAGAACGACAAGGTGAGCCGGGGAGAAGGGGGGGAGTCGGTCCTGGCCCGGGAGCTTGGCGTCATTTCCTACGGCACGGGAAGGGGGGCCGACTTTCCGGCGGCTGACCGCTACCTCCGAAAGACCGGTCCCTTCTGGAAGTCGGTCCGTTCCGCTTGGAGCCGGATCCTCGAGCAGAACCGGGAGGTCGGCTACAAGGGGAAGCGGGATGCCAAGGAGCTCGCGGAAAGCCTCTTTGCTGCCGCGGAGACGTTCGATCCGGCAACGGAGAGCGAGGAGCAGGCGTGGAACGAGATCCTCGGGCTCATCGGGGAGCACTGCTTCCTTGTGCCCAAGGGGGGTCAATGA
- a CDS encoding MarR family winged helix-turn-helix transcriptional regulator — MPTHYQGPLPEVRALNCYIKLTRASERLAAALRGPLSREGLTTGQLGVLEALLHIGPMKERELGRKLLRSGGNVTVVVDNLERRGLVRRARNPEDRRCVIVTLTPEGERLIQRVFPGHAARITAAMSVLSRWEQDELGRLCRKLGRGVEERSALAEPISTLENQ; from the coding sequence ATGCCGACCCACTACCAAGGTCCGCTTCCCGAGGTTCGGGCGCTCAACTGCTACATCAAGCTGACTCGCGCCTCGGAGAGGCTCGCTGCGGCCTTGCGCGGCCCCCTCTCCCGCGAGGGGCTGACCACAGGGCAGCTCGGCGTCCTCGAAGCGCTCCTCCACATTGGCCCGATGAAGGAGCGGGAGCTCGGCCGCAAGCTCTTGCGGAGCGGAGGCAACGTCACGGTCGTCGTCGACAACTTGGAGAGGCGGGGCCTGGTCCGTCGTGCCAGGAATCCGGAGGACCGGCGCTGTGTAATTGTCACCCTCACCCCGGAGGGAGAACGGCTCATCCAGCGGGTCTTTCCCGGTCATGCGGCGAGGATCACCGCAGCAATGAGCGTCTTAAGCCGATGGGAGCAGGACGAGCTGGGCAGGCTCTGCCGGAAGCTCGGGCGAGGCGTCGAGGAACGCAGCGCCCTGGCCGAGCCCATATCGACTCTCGAAAACCAATAA
- a CDS encoding cupin codes for MNPEQTQELLSEETLEKEALLFEYSQAADPIGSGVTPKVPVKQFLPGAYLFGKTVLASLDLSGELGVPYPATSPSLLAGFAEIRGAESLATSPDATSQLLYVIEGSGFTETEWGAIPWRKGDILVLPGTAAVHRAEEDARFYLVDDSPLLAYLGVTRLQGRFLPLLFRGESIRQALARAQADPEAARRSRVSVLLANRQFPQTLTVTHCLWAMFGIILPGTRQKPHRHQSVALDFVVEGRPGVYTRVGGELEADGSIREPARIDWVSSSAFVTPPGYWHEHVNESDGPAYILPIQDAGLHTYLRTLDIRFA; via the coding sequence ATGAATCCCGAACAGACGCAGGAGCTCCTCTCCGAGGAGACGCTTGAAAAAGAAGCGCTCCTCTTCGAATACAGCCAGGCGGCCGATCCGATCGGCTCCGGAGTGACTCCGAAAGTTCCCGTCAAGCAGTTCCTTCCCGGGGCCTATCTCTTCGGAAAGACCGTTCTGGCTTCCTTGGACCTTTCGGGCGAGCTCGGAGTTCCCTATCCGGCGACGAGCCCGAGCCTGCTCGCCGGCTTTGCCGAGATTCGCGGGGCGGAGTCCCTGGCGACCTCCCCCGATGCCACAAGCCAGCTCCTCTACGTCATCGAGGGCTCGGGCTTCACCGAGACCGAGTGGGGAGCCATCCCCTGGAGGAAGGGGGACATCCTCGTGCTTCCGGGCACGGCAGCGGTTCACCGGGCGGAGGAGGATGCCCGCTTTTACCTGGTCGACGACAGCCCGCTCCTGGCCTACCTGGGCGTGACCCGCCTCCAGGGCCGCTTCCTCCCCCTCCTCTTCCGCGGGGAATCGATCCGCCAGGCGCTCGCCAGGGCGCAGGCCGACCCGGAAGCGGCCCGGAGGAGCCGGGTGAGCGTGCTCCTGGCCAACCGGCAGTTCCCGCAGACCCTGACCGTGACGCACTGCTTGTGGGCCATGTTCGGGATCATCCTTCCGGGGACGCGGCAAAAGCCCCACCGCCACCAGTCGGTTGCCCTCGACTTCGTGGTCGAGGGGAGGCCGGGCGTCTACACCCGGGTCGGAGGGGAGCTCGAAGCCGACGGATCGATCCGGGAGCCCGCGCGCATCGACTGGGTGAGCAGCTCCGCCTTCGTCACCCCTCCGGGCTACTGGCATGAGCATGTGAACGAGTCAGACGGGCCCGCTTATATCCTGCCGATCCAGGATGCGGGGCTCCACACCTACCTGCGGACGCTCGACATCCGATTTGCGTAG
- a CDS encoding SDR family NAD(P)-dependent oxidoreductase, with product MSLNGSTALVTGSSRGIGAAIARRLAEAGAWVVLHANRTARAAEEIAREIERNGGKAAAVQGDLSSAAGARDVVRAAFSEFGALDILVNNAAAGDGGAIEDLEEQSVLRLLSLNIGSVLFATKEFVLLSRSRRGRIVNLSSIAGRLPSPGGSVYAATKAAVESLTRSHAIELGPRGITVNAVAPGTTQTAMAVETFPPDLLRRCAAVTPLGGLGQPEKIVEVVAFLCSDGASWITGQVIGVDGGQPTSTAVLQYIGERLGSQ from the coding sequence ATGAGCTTGAACGGAAGCACCGCGCTCGTGACCGGTTCCTCGCGGGGCATCGGGGCGGCGATTGCGCGGAGGCTGGCCGAGGCAGGAGCCTGGGTCGTCCTCCACGCGAACCGGACCGCCCGAGCGGCGGAGGAGATCGCCCGGGAGATCGAGCGGAACGGAGGGAAAGCCGCCGCCGTACAGGGCGATCTCTCGTCTGCGGCTGGTGCCCGGGACGTGGTGCGCGCTGCCTTCTCCGAGTTCGGCGCCCTGGACATCCTGGTCAACAACGCCGCTGCGGGCGACGGGGGTGCCATCGAGGATCTCGAGGAGCAGTCCGTCCTCCGGCTCCTCTCCCTCAACATCGGCTCGGTCCTCTTTGCGACGAAGGAGTTTGTGCTTTTGAGCCGGAGCCGCCGCGGGCGGATCGTCAACCTGAGCTCGATTGCGGGCCGCCTTCCTTCGCCCGGAGGCTCGGTCTATGCCGCGACCAAGGCTGCGGTCGAGTCGCTCACCCGGAGCCACGCGATCGAGCTCGGCCCCCGCGGGATCACCGTCAATGCGGTCGCTCCCGGCACGACTCAGACGGCGATGGCGGTGGAGACCTTCCCGCCCGACCTCCTCCGGCGGTGCGCCGCGGTTACCCCGCTTGGCGGCCTGGGGCAGCCAGAGAAGATTGTCGAGGTCGTGGCCTTCCTCTGCTCGGATGGCGCGTCCTGGATCACGGGCCAGGTGATCGGCGTCGACGGCGGCCAGCCGACCTCGACCGCCGTGCTCCAGTACATCGGAGAGCGCTTGGGGAGCCAATAG
- a CDS encoding DUF2126 domain-containing protein — protein sequence MSIHAALTHRTSYRYDRPVMLGPQVIRLRPAPHSRTPILSYSLQVAPKPHFLNWQQDPQGNFLARVIFPERVTHFEVTVDLVADLATINPFDFFLEPQAESWPFSYDETLAEELAPFRIVPEPGPLLAALLGETRSRFGSSPPRTVEMLVAINRALHEQIAYVVRTEPGVYAPEETLALARGSCRDSAWLLVTLLRHLGYAARFVSGYLIQLAADTRPVDGGPAGPEADFTDLHAWAEAYLPGAGWVGLDATSGLLAGEGHLPLAATPSPQSAAPISGSFSAEEGAGSRFTFEMSVRRVSETPRVTKPYTPQQWQEILARGAAIDAALRQADVRLSMGGEPTFVSATDREAAEWSIEALGPTKRTYAGRLLRKLAPLWAPGAALTYSLGKQYPGEPLPRWALHAHWRADGEPVWNDPDLLASDDDADNAAASDAERFAQALAERLGIPPDLIRPAYEDIHYYLWREARLPANLLVEDAKLSDPLERARFARIFSRGLAAPVGSVLPLRRSLGSGRPRWESGRWFFRDDALFLVPGDSPIGLRLPLASLPWADPARMEGHHELDPLAPREPFPPRAAWQPRRSREPQPEGFGPVPQETPVPGREEPGIVRTALCVEPREGRLHVFYPPLSDALDWVELTAAVEETAAAFGRKVVLEGYLPPRDPRLLHFSVTPDPGVIEVNIHPAASWAEMVERTRQLYEAAREVGLSAEKFLLDGRHVGTGGGNHVAMGGPSPAESPFLRRPDLLKSLLGFWHNHPSLSFLFAGLFLGPSSQHPRVDEAREDAVNELEIAFRQVGEPARTPPWLVDRIFRNILCDMTGNTHRTEFCIDKLFAPESASGRQGLVEFRAFEMPPHPEMSSAQMLLLRSAIAAFWKRPYERRLIRWGTRLHDEFLLPHYAEADLRDALEELGSYGFPLNPDWFAPHIAFRFPKLGEVAVRDLQLELRQALEPWHVLGEEPAAGGTARYVDSSLERLQVKVEGWVSERYLLACHGAALPLQRTETQGQYVAGVRYKAWQPYSALHPTIPAHGPLIFDVYDRWNGRSLGGMTYHVVHPGGRANLEIPVNANAAEARRRVRFWPFGHTPGPCPEPQPLPGPEEPRTLDLRRR from the coding sequence ATGTCGATCCACGCTGCGCTCACCCACCGCACCTCCTACCGCTACGACCGCCCGGTGATGCTGGGCCCACAGGTGATCCGGCTCCGCCCCGCCCCGCACAGCCGCACCCCGATCCTCTCCTACTCCCTCCAGGTCGCCCCCAAGCCCCATTTCCTCAACTGGCAGCAGGACCCACAGGGCAACTTCCTGGCCCGCGTGATCTTTCCGGAGCGGGTCACCCACTTCGAGGTGACGGTCGACCTGGTCGCCGACCTGGCCACGATCAACCCCTTCGATTTCTTCTTGGAGCCGCAGGCGGAGTCGTGGCCTTTCTCCTACGATGAGACGCTCGCCGAGGAGCTGGCCCCCTTCCGGATCGTGCCGGAGCCCGGTCCCCTGCTTGCCGCGCTCTTGGGCGAGACCCGCAGCCGCTTCGGAAGCTCGCCTCCCCGCACGGTCGAGATGCTGGTCGCGATCAACCGCGCTCTCCACGAGCAGATCGCCTACGTGGTCCGCACAGAGCCCGGCGTCTACGCCCCGGAGGAGACGCTCGCCCTGGCCCGAGGCTCCTGCCGCGACTCCGCCTGGCTGCTCGTCACCCTCCTCCGCCATCTCGGCTACGCGGCCCGCTTCGTCTCCGGCTATCTCATCCAGCTCGCGGCCGACACCAGGCCCGTCGACGGCGGTCCCGCCGGTCCGGAGGCCGACTTCACCGATCTCCATGCCTGGGCCGAAGCCTACCTGCCCGGAGCCGGCTGGGTCGGGCTCGACGCGACCTCGGGGCTCCTCGCGGGTGAAGGCCATCTCCCCCTGGCGGCGACCCCTTCGCCCCAGTCGGCCGCTCCCATTTCCGGCAGCTTCTCGGCCGAGGAGGGCGCCGGAAGCCGCTTTACCTTCGAGATGTCGGTCCGGCGCGTCTCGGAAACTCCGCGGGTCACCAAGCCCTACACCCCCCAGCAGTGGCAGGAGATCCTCGCGCGGGGTGCGGCCATCGACGCGGCCCTCCGCCAGGCCGATGTCCGCCTCTCGATGGGCGGGGAGCCCACCTTCGTCTCCGCCACCGACCGTGAAGCTGCCGAATGGAGCATCGAGGCGCTCGGCCCGACCAAGCGGACCTACGCCGGACGGCTCCTCCGGAAGCTGGCTCCACTCTGGGCCCCGGGGGCGGCGCTCACCTACAGCCTGGGCAAGCAGTATCCGGGCGAGCCTTTGCCGCGCTGGGCGCTCCATGCCCACTGGAGGGCCGACGGCGAGCCCGTCTGGAACGACCCCGACCTGCTCGCCTCCGACGACGATGCCGACAATGCCGCAGCATCGGATGCCGAGCGGTTCGCCCAGGCCCTGGCCGAACGGCTGGGCATACCTCCCGATCTCATCCGCCCGGCCTACGAGGACATCCATTACTACCTCTGGCGAGAAGCGCGGCTGCCGGCGAACCTCCTCGTCGAGGACGCCAAGCTTTCCGATCCCCTCGAGCGCGCTCGCTTCGCCCGGATCTTCAGCCGGGGGCTCGCCGCCCCGGTCGGCTCGGTCCTTCCCCTGCGCCGATCGCTCGGCAGCGGGCGGCCCCGCTGGGAGTCGGGCCGCTGGTTCTTCCGCGACGATGCGCTCTTCCTCGTCCCCGGCGACAGCCCGATCGGGCTCCGGCTTCCGCTGGCCAGCCTCCCTTGGGCCGACCCGGCGCGAATGGAAGGGCACCACGAGCTCGACCCGCTCGCCCCGCGGGAACCCTTCCCCCCACGCGCGGCTTGGCAGCCGAGGCGTTCGCGTGAGCCGCAACCCGAGGGCTTCGGCCCGGTCCCGCAGGAGACCCCGGTGCCGGGCCGCGAGGAACCAGGGATCGTCCGGACCGCCCTTTGCGTCGAGCCACGCGAGGGGCGCCTCCACGTCTTCTACCCGCCGCTCTCCGACGCCCTCGACTGGGTCGAGCTCACCGCCGCAGTCGAGGAGACCGCTGCCGCCTTCGGCCGCAAGGTTGTGCTCGAGGGCTACCTGCCCCCCCGGGATCCGCGCCTGCTCCACTTCTCCGTGACCCCCGACCCGGGGGTGATCGAGGTCAACATCCACCCGGCGGCAAGCTGGGCCGAAATGGTGGAACGGACCCGCCAGCTCTACGAAGCGGCACGCGAAGTCGGCCTCTCGGCCGAGAAGTTCCTTCTCGATGGCCGTCACGTCGGCACCGGCGGCGGCAACCATGTGGCGATGGGAGGCCCATCCCCAGCAGAAAGCCCCTTCCTCCGCCGGCCGGACCTCTTGAAGTCCCTCCTCGGGTTCTGGCACAACCATCCCTCGCTCTCCTTCCTCTTCGCGGGCCTCTTCCTCGGCCCCTCCTCCCAGCATCCCCGCGTCGACGAGGCGCGGGAGGATGCGGTCAACGAGCTCGAGATCGCCTTCCGGCAGGTCGGAGAGCCGGCGCGGACCCCACCGTGGCTCGTCGACCGGATCTTCCGAAACATCCTCTGCGACATGACCGGGAACACCCACCGGACCGAGTTCTGCATCGACAAGCTCTTTGCTCCCGAGAGCGCCTCCGGGCGGCAAGGCTTGGTCGAGTTCCGCGCCTTCGAGATGCCGCCCCATCCCGAGATGTCCTCGGCCCAGATGCTCCTGCTCCGCTCCGCGATCGCCGCCTTCTGGAAGCGGCCCTACGAACGGAGGCTCATCCGCTGGGGCACCCGGCTCCACGACGAGTTTTTGCTCCCCCACTATGCCGAGGCCGACCTCCGGGACGCTCTCGAGGAGCTGGGGAGCTACGGCTTCCCGCTCAACCCCGATTGGTTTGCCCCCCACATCGCCTTCCGCTTCCCCAAGCTCGGCGAGGTCGCGGTTCGCGATCTCCAGCTCGAGCTTCGCCAGGCGCTCGAGCCCTGGCATGTGCTCGGCGAGGAGCCGGCCGCTGGCGGCACGGCCCGCTACGTCGACAGCTCGCTCGAACGGCTCCAGGTCAAGGTGGAGGGCTGGGTGAGCGAACGCTACCTCCTCGCTTGCCATGGGGCCGCCCTGCCGCTCCAGCGGACCGAAACCCAAGGCCAATATGTCGCCGGGGTCCGCTACAAGGCCTGGCAGCCCTATTCGGCGCTCCATCCGACCATCCCGGCGCACGGACCGCTCATCTTCGACGTCTACGACCGCTGGAACGGCCGGAGCCTGGGGGGCATGACCTACCATGTCGTACACCCCGGAGGGCGCGCCAACCTGGAGATCCCGGTCAACGCAAACGCCGCCGAAGCTCGCCGCCGCGTCCGCTTCTGGCCCTTCGGCCACACTCCCGGCCCATGTCCCGAGCCACAGCCGCTCCCCGGCCCCGAAGAGCCGCGCACGCTCGACCTGCGGCGACGCTAG
- the cydB gene encoding cytochrome d ubiquinol oxidase subunit II, with the protein METLWFVLLVVLVGGYVVLDGFDFGMGILLPWLARTEGEKRMLYRAIGPVWDGNEVWLIAGGGLLFFAFPKAYASAASGFYLAIMIFLWVLILRGISIEIRSQLAHPLWHSFWDGIFFLASLLAALVLGGFLGNLVTGVPIEESRSWFLPLWTYFVPSSRHGIFDALTLLFSLLSVVSLGRHGATYLILKTEGEIRERIRRLALQWWNAEVALVLLSVVLMLSTHHLLLARCAHRPLGVAFLALAALSLPLVLFFLRRQRELLAFVCSSLFLLSAIGATAVGLYPCLLLSSLDRAKSLTIFNAAASTPALRMGLLWFGIGALLILGYTFLSYWSFRGKVRSEGEGY; encoded by the coding sequence ATGGAGACCCTCTGGTTCGTTCTCTTGGTCGTCCTCGTCGGCGGCTATGTCGTCCTCGACGGATTCGACTTCGGCATGGGGATCCTCCTCCCCTGGCTCGCGCGGACGGAGGGAGAGAAGCGGATGCTCTACCGGGCGATCGGCCCCGTCTGGGACGGCAACGAGGTCTGGCTGATCGCAGGAGGGGGACTCCTCTTCTTCGCCTTTCCCAAGGCCTATGCCTCGGCCGCGAGCGGCTTTTACCTGGCGATCATGATCTTCCTCTGGGTGCTCATCCTGCGGGGGATCTCGATCGAGATCCGCTCCCAGCTCGCCCATCCGCTCTGGCACAGCTTCTGGGACGGAATCTTCTTCCTGGCCAGCCTGCTCGCCGCCCTCGTCCTCGGCGGGTTTCTCGGGAACCTGGTGACGGGCGTCCCGATCGAGGAGAGCCGAAGCTGGTTCTTGCCGCTCTGGACCTATTTCGTCCCCTCTTCCCGCCACGGGATCTTCGACGCGCTCACCCTGCTCTTTAGCCTCCTTTCCGTGGTGAGCCTCGGTCGGCATGGGGCCACCTACCTGATCCTGAAGACCGAGGGGGAGATCCGGGAGAGGATCCGGCGGCTCGCTCTCCAGTGGTGGAACGCCGAGGTCGCCCTCGTCCTCCTCTCGGTCGTCCTCATGCTCTCGACCCACCATCTCCTCCTCGCGCGGTGCGCGCACCGGCCGCTGGGGGTGGCCTTCCTCGCGCTGGCGGCGCTCTCGCTCCCCCTGGTTCTCTTCTTCCTTCGACGCCAGCGGGAGCTTCTCGCCTTCGTCTGCTCCTCGCTCTTTCTCCTTTCCGCCATCGGAGCGACCGCGGTCGGCCTCTACCCCTGCCTCTTGCTCTCCTCCTTGGACCGGGCCAAGAGCCTGACCATCTTCAACGCGGCGGCCAGCACGCCCGCGCTCCGGATGGGGCTCCTCTGGTTTGGGATTGGAGCTTTGCTGATCCTCGGCTACACCTTCCTTTCGTATTGGAGCTTCCGGGGGAAGGTGCGGAGCGAGGGCGAAGGCTACTGA
- a CDS encoding serine hydrolase, whose product MDRRRFLRLVSLAAIASRAPTVAVEASGGEAGGLDASLTRLLTEVMDRAEIPGAIVGVWQGAARLYHRALGVRHLATGAPMEKGLSLCIGSETKTFTVTALLQLADRKRLSLDDPIAQYLPKVPNGEKITLRDLAAMRSGLPCYTKNTQWQAIWIEQPCREWAPEELLRYAFAQDPLFPPGERYYYSNTNAILLGRVVEIVSGRPLADFLARQILRPCHLSHSSLPQGAEIRSPHADGYTKQMATGERVNATHWNRSWAWAAGALISHAEDLRRWAAIVAKGTLLSRATQEERLRFLPTDDPKVEYGLGLFRVNGWIGHNGSLPGYQSVVIYLPEKDLTLVVLVNSDIPQGNDLPSTLLAYTVTKSITPQNLYPL is encoded by the coding sequence ATGGACCGCCGTCGGTTTTTGCGGCTGGTCAGCCTGGCCGCCATCGCATCCCGCGCCCCCACCGTTGCCGTAGAGGCATCCGGCGGGGAGGCTGGCGGTCTCGACGCATCCCTGACCCGACTCCTCACGGAAGTGATGGATCGGGCGGAGATTCCGGGAGCGATCGTCGGAGTGTGGCAGGGTGCCGCTCGGCTCTACCATCGCGCTCTCGGCGTCCGCCATCTCGCGACCGGCGCTCCCATGGAGAAAGGCCTCTCCCTGTGCATCGGCAGCGAAACGAAGACCTTCACCGTCACGGCCCTGTTGCAGCTGGCCGATCGGAAGAGGCTCTCTCTCGATGATCCGATCGCACAATATCTCCCGAAGGTGCCCAACGGAGAGAAGATCACCTTGCGGGACTTGGCGGCAATGCGGAGCGGCCTGCCCTGCTACACGAAGAACACGCAGTGGCAGGCGATCTGGATCGAGCAGCCCTGCCGAGAGTGGGCTCCGGAAGAGCTGCTCCGCTATGCCTTCGCCCAGGATCCGCTCTTCCCGCCGGGAGAAAGGTACTACTATTCCAATACCAACGCCATTCTCCTGGGCCGAGTCGTGGAGATCGTGAGCGGCAGACCGCTGGCGGACTTTCTGGCCAGGCAGATTCTACGACCCTGCCATCTGAGCCACTCCTCTCTCCCGCAAGGCGCGGAGATTCGTTCCCCTCACGCCGACGGCTATACGAAGCAGATGGCGACGGGGGAGAGGGTCAATGCGACGCACTGGAACCGCTCCTGGGCATGGGCCGCGGGGGCGCTGATCTCCCATGCGGAGGATCTGCGACGCTGGGCCGCGATCGTGGCCAAGGGAACGCTGCTGAGCAGGGCAACCCAAGAGGAACGGCTGCGCTTCCTCCCGACCGACGATCCCAAGGTGGAATATGGCCTCGGTCTCTTTCGGGTCAATGGCTGGATCGGGCATAATGGTTCGCTGCCCGGTTACCAGAGCGTGGTGATCTATCTCCCGGAGAAGGATCTCACCTTGGTGGTGCTGGTCAACTCCGACATTCCGCAGGGAAACGACCTGCCCAGCACGCTCTTGGCCTACACCGTGACGAAATCGATCACGCCCCAGAATCTCTATCCACTTTGA